In the genome of Spirochaeta cellobiosiphila DSM 17781, one region contains:
- a CDS encoding RHS repeat-associated core domain-containing protein, with product MLVFFSPCRAVLYNSTDHLGSIVAITDEAGQKLWSAEYTPFGDKVVIDNPSGRDEFDFKYTGKDYDAQLGFYYFNARWYDAQAGRFITEDPARDGANWYL from the coding sequence ATTCTGGTTTTTTTTAGTCCTTGCCGTGCAGTTTTATATAATTCCACAGACCACTTAGGATCTATTGTTGCGATCACTGATGAAGCAGGCCAGAAGCTTTGGAGCGCCGAGTACACACCCTTTGGTGATAAGGTTGTTATCGATAATCCTTCAGGACGTGATGAATTTGACTTTAAGTATACTGGGAAGGATTATGATGCCCAGTTAGGATTCTACTACTTCAATGCCCGTTGGTATGATGCTCAGGCTGGTCGCTTTATTACAGAGGATCCTGCAAGGGATGGGGCTAACTGGTATTTGTAA